The following coding sequences are from one Anguilla rostrata isolate EN2019 chromosome 16, ASM1855537v3, whole genome shotgun sequence window:
- the LOC135242224 gene encoding rhombotin-1-like, which translates to MVLDKEEGVPMLSLQPKGKQKGCAGCNRKIKDRYLLKALDKYWHEDCLKCACCDCRLGEVGSTLYTKANLILCRRDYLRLFGTTGNCAACSKLIPAFEMVMRARDNVYHLDCFACQLCNQRFCVGDKFFLKNNMILCQMDYEEGQLNGSFDTQVQ; encoded by the exons GGGTGCCCATGCTGTCGCTGCAGCCCAAGGGGAAGCAGAAGGGGTGCGCCGGCTGCAACCGGAAGATCAAGGACCGCTACCTGCTGAAGGCGCTGGACAAGTACTGGCACGAGGACTGCCTCAAGTGCGCCTGCTGCGACTGCCGCCTGGGCGAGGTGGGCTCCACCCTCTACACCAAGGCCAACCTCATCCTCTGCCGCAGGGACTACCTGAG GCTCTTTGGTACGACGGGTAACTGCGCAGCCTGCAGTAAACTGATTCCAGCCTTTGAAATGGTGATGAGAGCCAGAGATAATGTTTACCACTTGGACTGCTTTGCCTGCCAGCTTTGTAACCAgag GTTCTGCGTCGGGGACAAGTTTTTCCTCAAGAACAACATGATTCTGTGTCAGATGGACTATGAGGAGGGCCAGCTGAACGGCAGCTTTGACACGCAGGTCCAATAG